Within Corynebacterium jeddahense, the genomic segment GGACGCTGGGGAGTGGAAGAAGTGGTCATGGAAGTGTCCTTCATCGTGATCGTGCGCGAACGGCACGGTGGGCCGGTATGACCCGCGCCACTTATTTTGCGCCGTGGCGGAAAAATCGCAAACGATCCGCCGCCGGACTCTTGCATACACTCGCCCCCATGCAGACTTCCCTCTATGTTTCCTTCCCCGGCAACGCTCGACATCATCACCTACGGCGAGCAGCTCGACCGCGGCGCGCAGTTCCCGTTCGATCCGCCCCGCGACGCAGTCGCGCACGGCACCCTGACCGGCCCGTTTACGCTCGGTGGCGGGGACGACCTGCAACACAGCGCTGAGAAGCTGGAGCGGGGTGTGTTTGGTTTTACGGCAGAGGTGGAGTCGCCGGAGGAGGGCGAGCGCCTCATCGAGCAGCTCACCGCCGGCGGTGGCACCGTGACGATGCCGTTCGCGAAAGCACCCTGGGGCGCCCACTTTGGGGTGGTCGAGGACCGCTTTGGCCTGGCATGGAATGTCACGACCGGCGAGCGCTAAGCCAACCGGGGACGCGGTAATCCGGCGGGCGGGCGAGGGGGAGGCGGAGCTCGTCGCTATGCTGCTGCGCGACTTCAACACCGAGTTCGACACCCCGGTGCCCGCTGGGCTCGAGCGCAGGTTCGCCGCGTTGCTTGCGCGCGAGGACGTCATCGTCATCCTCGCCGGCACGGTCGGGTTCGCCTACCTCACGCTGCGGCCGAGCCCGTACTACGACGGGCCGGTGGCGATGCTCGAGGAGCTCTACGTCGCGCCGGGGCGCCGCGGCGCCGGCATCGGCAGCGCGATAATGGCGCGGGTGCTCGACGAGCTGGCGCAGCGTGGCGCGGAGGAGATGCAGATCAACGTCGACGAGGTGGACACCGACGCCCGCCGGTTCTACGAGCGCCACGGCTTCACCAACATCGAGCACGGCTCGCGCATGCTGCTCTACATCCAGGAGTTATAAGCGCTCGTGCACGCCTGGGCGGGATAGGGAATACTGAGGCCCTATGAGTGGACGCAACCAAGCAGAAGTGACCCAGACCGTCATCCTCCCGCAGTCGAAGGACGCGATGTTCATCACCGTGGGCATCAAGGAGGGCAGCGAGCAGGCGGCGCTCGAGGCGCTGACCAGCCTGTCCAGCCTCACCAACGGCGTCGGCTTCCGATACCCGGGCGCGAACCTGAGCGCGGTCGCGGGCATCGGCGCGACAATGTGGGACAGGCTGTTCACCCTGGAAAAGCCCGAGCACCTGCACGAGTTCGTCGAGCTTCAAGGCACCAAGCACCACGCGCCATCCACCCCGGGCGACCTGTTCTTCCACATCCGCGCCGACGAGTACGACGTCGCTTTCGAGCTCGCCCGCCGTCTCAACGCGCTGCTCGAGGACGCGATCGACTACCACGATGAGGTTCACGCCTTCCAGTACCAGGACTTCCGCGACCCGCTCGGCTTCGTCGACGGCACCGAGAGTCCGCGCGGCGACGAGGGCGTGGCCGTCGCCATCATTCGCGACGGTATGTGGGCCGGCGGCAGCTACATCGTGGAGCAGAAGTACGTCCACGACCTGAAGAAATGGAACGCCCTCAAGGTGGAGGAGCAGGAGCAGGTCATCGGCCGCACGAAGCACTCCGACATCGAACTGGACAACAAGGCGGGCAACAGCCACGTGGCGGTGAACCAGGTGGAGGACGAAGACGGCAACGGCCTCGAGATCGTGCGCAACAACCTCTCCTTCGGCGACGCGCTGGGCAAGCAGGGCACCTTCTTCATGTCGTACGCGCGCGACCCACGTATCACCGAGGTGATGCTGCGCCGCATGTTCATCGGGGAGCCGGAGGGCAACACCGACCGCATCCTGGAGTTTTCGGAGGCGCTGACCGGCTGCAATTTCTTCGCGCCGCCGCGGCTCTTCCTCGACCACTGCGCCGACTACGCCCACGACCACCTCAAGCCCGCCGAGGACCCGCAGCCGAACCAGCCGGCGATCAACCTGCCGCAAGGCAAAGCGGTCTTCCCGGACCGCGCGGACGTGCCCACCTCCCACAACGCGGAGGACGTGGAGCAGGCGCACGCTCGCTACGGCGCGGGGGAGTAACAGTGCAGGTCGCGGATCTGCTCGACGTCATCTACACCGCCGGAACAGTCTTCGACGGCTTATCGACGAGCCGTCCGGCCACCGACGCATTCCTGCGCACCGGCGACACCACCGGCGTGCGGGGCCGGGGTGACCTTGCGCTGCTGGAGGACTTACGCGACGCGGCCGAAATCGCGCTCGACTGCGCGGGTAGTCGGCTGGACAGTCGGCTGGACGTTGCGGCCCTGAAGCGGATCAACGCCGCGATGACGCGCAGTGCGGCGCTCAACCCCGGAAAGTTACGCACGGCCGCGCAGGGCATCGGGGTGCGCACCCCACTCGGGCGTTTTGAGCCACCCGAAATCGACGAAGCGGGCCTGGACGCGCTGATCACGCAAGCGCTGAACGCGCCGAACGACGTGGAGCGTGCGATCGAGCTGTTCTTGCGTCTTGCGAAAGCGCAGCCGTTCGAGGACGGCAACAAGCGCACGGCGATCCTCGCGGCCAACGCCTTCCTGATCGGCAGCGGCAGCGACGTTTTCCTCACCGTCCCCTTCGACGATAACGACCCAGCCACATCCAGCAGGTTCAACGAAATGCTTGCTCGCTGGTACCTCCGCGACGAGCTGACTGGCGTGAAGGTCATGCTGCTTCAGAACGGGCTGGCACCCGCACCCGCGCGATAAGCCCGCCGTTGGGCGGCGCCTTAAGTTCGAGCGCGCCGCCGTGCGCCTCCGCGATCGCCTTGACCAGCGCGAGCCCCAGGCCGTGGCCGCGGCTTGTGCGTGCCCGGGCGAATGGCTCGGCGAGGGTTTCGGGGTCCTCGACCATCTCGCCGGCGTTGGCCACCTCTACCACCGCGTGGCCACCGTCGCGGAACACACGCATGGTTGCTGTCCCCGGCGTGCCGTGGGTTAGTGCGTTGCGGGCCAAGTTGTCAATGGCTTGGGACATGAGGGTGACGGAGGCATCGATACGCGCGGGCTCGAGCTCGATGGGGATGTCGTACGCGGCGGCGACGCGGCGGCACACAGCAGCGAGGTCGACCGGCTCGAGGGTGGGCGCGAGGTGCGCGAGCTGCAGTAGCGCCGCGACGGTGTCGGCGTTTCGCGCGTTGACCTCGCGGATGCGTGTGAGCGCGGGGCGCAGGGCATCGTCTGGTCCGGCGAGGGCGACATCGGCGACAGTTTGAATAGTGGCGATCGGGGTTTTCAGCTCGTGCGAGGCGTTCGCGGCGAAGCGCTTTTGCCTATCGACGGCACCTTGCACCGAATCCAGCATCACATTCAGCGCCTCGGTAACGTCGCCGATCTCGTCGGGCGGGCCCTCGTAGGCGATGCGGGTGGTGAGATCGCCGGCGGTGACCTCGCGGGCGGCGTCGGCGATGCCGGTGAGCGGGCGAATCACCAACCCCGCCACGAACCAGCCGACCGCCCCCGCGATGGCGGTGAGCACCGCAAGCACGGTAAGGGAGACACCGAGGATGACGCGCAGGATTTCGTTGGTGATGGGGACGGCGGCGTCGATGACCAGGCCATTGTCCTCGATGGGGAAGGTGGCCTGGAACGGCACCGGGGTGAGCCTGAGGTACGCGTACACGAGCCCGATCAGCAGAAGGCCGACGCCGAGGACCGTGCCGACGAACAACACGGTGATGCGGGCGCGCAGGGAGAGCCGCTGCATCGCCTACGCCTCCGCCATGTAGTAGCCGGCGCCTGGCACGGTGTGGATGATCCACGGGTCGCCGAGCTTGCGCCGCAGGTGGGAGATGGTCACGCGCGGGGAGTTGGTGAAGGGGTCGGCGTTTTCGTCCCACGCCTCCTCCAGCAGCTCCTCGGCCGAGATGATGCCTCCGTCGGCACGCATGAGCACCTCCAGGATCGCGAACTCCTTCGGACTCAGGTTCACCTGCGCACCGGCGCGCTCCACGGTGCGGCGGAAGGTATCCAGGCGCACGTCGCCGCAGCGGTACACCTCGCCGCGAGCGGGAGCGTTGCGCTTGGCCAGGGCTTTCACGCGCGCGATGAGCTCCGGCACATCGAACGGTTTGGGTAGGTAGTCGTCGACCCCCAGGTCGAAGCCCTCCAGCCGGTCGTCGAGGGTGCCCGACGCCGTCAGCATGATCACCCTCGTCGCCGGATGCGTATCGACGACTTCGCGGCAGACCTCGTCCCCATGTACACCGGGCAGGTCGCGGTCGAGGACGACGACGTCGGGCCGGAGGTCGTCGATAAGCATGAGCGCCTCGGTGCCGCTGAAGGCGACACGGACGTCCATGCCCGCGCGCTTGAGCGCCGTGCCGACGGCTTCGGCGAGATACGTTTCGTCGTCGACCACCACAACCCGGATTGTCATGGGGCGAATGGTAGCTGCGCGCGTGTTGCGGGAGCGTAAACAACGGGCGTTAACGCGGGCGCAACGCGACACACTTTAGGTTCCTGGCTGTGCAGAATTCGAGTGGTGCCCGCAACGTGGGCGTGGATGTGACCAGGGCGATCGCCCTGATCGGGATGTTCGTCTCGCACCTGAGCTACCCGAGCGGCATACTTGCGGAGGTCGTGTACGGCTTCCCGGCGGCGCTGTTCGCGTTCGTGGCTGGCGTGTCGATGGCGTTCATGTCGGCGGGCGGGGCGCGGCCGGCGCACTTTGTGGTGCGCGGGTTGGTGCTGGTGGCGCTACATTTCGGGCTCGCGCTGGTGCCGACGGACATCTACATCGTCCTGGGCACGCTCGGAATCTGCATGATTTCGCTCGCCTGGGCGCCTAAGTGGTCTTCGAGGGTTCAGCTGCTGGTGGCGGTAGTGCTGACTGTGGTGTCGGGACTGGTGGCCGCGTTTGGTCCGGCGTTGAATTACTCGCCGTTCATGTGGGCCGCACTCATGCTGGCGGGGATGCTGTTTCACCGGCACGTGCTGGGTTGCAGCCGGCGGTTGGCGTGGGGAGCTGTGGTGGGGCTTGCGCTGATGGCCCTGGACATCGCCGCCCGCTGGTACGTGCCGCTACCGCTGGTGTTGGACGTTGACGGGCACACGGGTGGGGTGTTGGACGTGGTGGGCAGCGTCGGGACGTCGATAGGCATCTGCTCCGCGTGCTGCGTGGTGGCGCGCCGGTGGCAGGTGGTGCTGCCGCGGATGGGGCGGATGCCGCTGACGCTGTACTGCCTGCACGTGGTGAGCTCGCCGTTCGTCGGGCTGTGGGTCACACTCGCTGGGGCAACGGCGATGGCGGCGGCGTGGCTGCACGTTTTCCGGCGCGGGCCGGTGGAGGAAGCAGTGCGTCGAATCGTGGGGGCGGGGGTTCATTGCTTTGAAAAGTGGAAAGGAAAAGGAAATGAAGAAGATCGCAGGATTGATGCTGGCAGCGGGGATGCTCGTAGTGCAGCCGGCGTGGGCGATGGAGTCGCAAACATTCGCCGGTGACACCCCGGAGGTGGAGGCGGTGGTCTCCGTGCGCGTGGACGACTCCGACCCCGAGGAAGGCGTGTGCACCGGCACCGCCATCGCCCCGCACTGGGTACTCACGGCGCGCCACTGCGTGGAGGCAGCGAAGAAACCGGGCGGCTCGGTGCGTGCGGGCCAGGGCGAGATGCAGTTCAACTACCAGATCGACCGGTGGGAGGTCGCCCCGCGCGGCGACATAGCGCTCGCGCACACGGTGGAGGAAATGCAGATCGGTCGGTTCGCGGAAGTCGCGGAGGAGGTGCCGTCCGGCGAGGTCAACGTGTACGGATGGTCCTCCGATGGCTCCGGCGGGACCACGAAGCTGCCGTCCGCGAAAGGCGAGGTGCGTGGAGAGTCGCCGCTGGCGCTGTTCGAGGCACCCACCGCCCTCGACGTCGCACTCCAAGACGGTGCCCGCATCCAGCCCGGGGACTCCGGCGGTGCGGTTTTCTCAGGTGGCAAGGCCGCGGGCGTGATGTCGGCGGGCCTGTTCGAGGACCCCGACAACCCGACGGAGGAGGAGATGACCTCCAACGCCGCGGTGGCGGTGGCCCCTGTGGCGGACCAGGTGGAGTGGATCCGGGGTCTGCTGTCGAAGCCGGAAAAGACCCCGGAGGAGCGCATGCCAGCGAGCGACGGGCCGCGGGCGAGTGGCTTCACCATGGCTGGGGTAGCGGTGGGCCTGCTGATCGCGGTGGCCGCAGGGTGGGTGGTGTTGTCGCGCCGGAAGGCGTAGCTCCGCCGGCGATTAGAACTTGGCGATCGGCCCGAGGATCTGGTCGATCGGGTTCGCCAACAGCAGGGTCAACAGACCGAGGACACCGAGGATGCTGGCCAGAATTATCGGAAGCGGCGCCTCGCTGCTCGAGGAGTTTTCGCCGGCAGGCTGCTGCGGGGCGGGCTTTTCCGGAGCGGGCTCAGCCTTGGCTGGCGCGACCTCGACCGGGACGACCACGTCGGTGCCCGCGTCGGTGGTGACGCGTAGCTCCTGGGTGCCGCGCAAGTCGGCCGGGACGGTGAGCTCTACGGTTGCGACGCCGTACTCGTTGGCGGTCGCGCCGCCGTTATCCTGCTTGATCTGGGCGGTCGCGGTGGCGTCGCCAAGCTTCACGGTGGCGGTGGTGGCGGTCTCGCCCTGCTCGTAGAGCAGCGAGCTGAGCTCGATCGTTGCCTTTTCGCCGGCTTTCAGCGGCGCCGGGATGTGCACGCCCACGTTGGACTGGCTGGTGCGCGGTGTCTTCTTCGCGTCGGAGGCGAGGAACTCCACAAGCGCGTTCAGGTCGATGTAGCCGAGGTTCACCGGCTTGCTGCCGCGGGTGAAGGCCTCGAAGTTGTCCCCGCCGCCGAGGATGAAGGTGGAGCCGGCGACGATGTAGGTCTTGTCCGGATCGATCGGTGCGCCGTCGATGGTCACGGAGGTGATCTTGGAACCGACCGGCGCTGTCGGGTCGTAGGTGTAGGAGACGTTGTCGGAGACACCCAGCGGGAACATCGGGCGGTCCTTGTCGTCGCGCCACTGCTGCTCCAGGGCGGCGACGACGTCGGAACCCTTCAGCTCGACGTAGGTGTTTTCGCCGCCGAACGGCTGGATGGCGAAAGCCTCGGCGTAGGTCACGTCGCCCTTTTCCAGCTCGGCGCGCACCCCGCCCGCGTTCATCACGGCGAGGTCGGGCTTGACCGAGGAGTTGTTGGCAACACCGAGGCGGGTTACGTTGGCGATGAAGTTGTTGAGCTGGGACTCCTTATCGCCGGCGCGGTAGAAGTCGGCGTCGGCGGTGCCGATGACCTTGTTGCCCTCGACGCTGGCCTTCTCCACCGCGTCTTTCACAATCGCGTCGATTTCCGGCTGCGGGGTGTCGCACGCGCGGATGGCGTCGGCGTCGAGGAGTTCGACGTTGCCGAAGGTGACCTTCTTCGTCGCTTTGTCGTACTTTACGTCTACGTTGGCCAGGTTCTTGCCGTACTCGCCGGCCTGGATGAGCAGGGGAGAGGCGTCCTGCTGCAGCACCCGCCGGTGGGAGTGACCGAGGAAGGCGATGTCGACGTCCTCGGAGAACTGTGCTGCCTTGATTCCACCCTCATGCACAAGGGCCACGACGACGTCGGCCTCGCCGGATTCCTTGAGCTGCTTCGCCAGGTCGTTGGTGGCCTGCACCGGATCGTTCCAGGTGATGCCCGCGATCGACTCCGGGTTCACCAGGTTCGGCATGTCCGCGGTGACCGTCCCCACGAAAGCAACTTTCGCGCCGTCGAGTTCCTTCACAACATAGTCCTTGGTGCCCTTGACCGTCTTCGCGTTCGCCGCGAGGTAGTCGAAGTCGGCAGCGTCGACGACGCGAGTGGAGAAGTCCTCGGCGCCCTGGTCGAACTCGTGGTTGCCCACGGCGGAGACCTGCACCTTCATCAGGTTGAGAATGTCGAGCGTCGGCTTGTCCTTCAGCAGCATCGACGCGAACGGGGAGGCGCCGATGTTGTCGCCGGAGGAGGTGAGGATGTGGGTCTTGCCCTCAGCGGCCTTGTCCACGGAGCACTTCAGCTTCGCGGCACCCGGGACGCGCTTCGTCTCCTCCCAGTAGCCGTGGAAGTCGGTGATGTTGGAAATGGTGAATTCGGAGGTGGTCTCGGCGGCCGAGGCCGGGACAATTACCGCCGAAAGGGCGGCGACAGTAACGGTTGAGCAGACGATTCGGTAGCGGGCGCGCATGAGCAGGACCTTTCGTAGAACACGGGCACAAATACGCTGAGAAGCGTGTGAGAGCAGTGTAAGAAAGGTCCGGGGGTTTCGCTCGGCGAGCGCTAGAACCACCCGCGCAGGTACTCGCCGACCACCGCGCCACCCAGTTCCCCCAGGTCAGGCGCCACCACGCGCGCCCCGGTCCGGTCTGCCATCGCGTTGAGCAGGGCGACGAGCCCGGGGTCGTCGACAAGCCTGAAGAACGTGGTGTGCGCGCCACGCTTGGTCACCTGGTCGAGCGCCTGCACCGTCTTCGCCAGCGTGATGCGGTCCGTGGGCCAGGAAAAGTGCGCCTCGCCCCAGTCCGTGAGCATGGAGGTCGGCTCGCCGTCGGTGACAATTAATAAGGTGCGCTCCATGTTAGCGTGCCGGCTGAAGAACTGATCCGCGAGCAGCAGCGCGTGGTGCAGGTTCGTGCCCTTCTCCTGTATCGGCGGCAGGGCGGTGAGCTCCTCGATCGTCATCGTCTGCGCGTAGCGCCCGAATCCGATGAGCGTGAGTTCGTCGCTGCGGTACTGGGTGGAAATGAGGTGGTGCAGCGCCAGCGCCGTCTGCTTCATCGGCGCCCAGCGCCCCTCCATCGCCAGGGAAAAACTGGTGTCCACCAGCAGCGCCACGGCGTTGCGGGTGCGGGCCTCCGTCTCCACCACCTCGATGTCCTCGGGGCTAATGCTTATCGACGACCCTCCGGTCCTCACCAAAGCATTCGTAATCGTCCGGCTGGTGTCCCACGCTTGGGTGTCGCCGAACTGCCAGGGGCGGGTCGCGCCGGTCGGCTCGCCAGTGTGGCCGGTGTCGCGCGAGTCACGCTGGCCTTTGAGGGACGTGGTGGCGTCGCCAAGCAGCTCCTTGCCCAGCATCCGCATGGCCTTGGGGGAGAGCTGCAAGTTTCCTGACTCTCCTTTATTCAGCAGGCCCGAGTTCTTCAGCGCCTTCTCCAGGTCGCGCAGCATCTTCGCGTTGGTGGCGGCGTCCTTGCCCAAGAGGTCTGCGACCTCGTCGAGGTCCACCTCCGGGCGCGCGGCGCTCATGGCGTCGGCGAGCTGGTCCAGGCGGCCCAGGTCGCGCATGGCGCGGGTGGCGTCGCCGAGGCCCATGGCACCGTCGCCTTCAAAGGATTCGGACCCGGTCCAGTCCAGGTCGGGGCGGATGCCGCGCAGGTTCGCGTCGAGCTCGCTAACCAGGTTCATCAGCTCCTCCGAGCCGAACGCCTGGGCCGCGAGTTGCATGAGCTCGGCGCGCTGCTCCGGCGTCATGGAGTTGAGCAGGCGCTGGGCAGCGGCGGAGCGCTGGGCGAGCAGCTCCACCAGCTCATCGATGTTGCGGGGCTGCTCCGAGAACTGGTCCCCGTGCTTGGCCATGAAAGTGTCGAAGTCCTCCTGGGTGGCCATGCCGGCGCGGTGCTTGCCCAACAGCACGTTCAAATCGCGCAGCATCTCGGCGACAGCGGCCCGGTCCTCGTCGGTGGCGCCCTCGAGCGCCTGCTTCATGCCGGTAAAGCGCTGGTCCAAAAGCTCGCGGCCGATGAGGTCCTTGATCTGCTGGTACTTTTCCCGTGCGTCGTTCGAGGCCCAGTCGTACTCGCCCAGCTCGGTCACCGCGGCGGCCGGGGAGGTGGGCAGGTTGTCCAGCGTCATCTCCCGCATGGTGCGGTCGAGATCGTCCATGTCCACGTCGCGGGCGAGTTGGCCCCGTTCGGCGAGCACGGCGTCGTCGAGAAGCTTCTTGGCTTCTTGGAGCGTGCCTCCGAGGTTGGTTTTCTGCAGCAGCTCCTGGCGGCGTTCGGCGATCTGGCGCAGGAAGTCGTCGTAACCCTCGCGGCGCAGGTACTCGCGCATGGCTTGCTCGGCGGAGTAGCCGTACATGACGTCGTCGGCGATGGCGCGCACCGCTTTCGCCAGGTCGGGAGGCGGGGCGAGCGGGTCCGGGCCCGGGGTGTACCTGCGATATCTAGCCGTAAATCGTTTCGCCATCGCCTGAATCCTTGGAAATCTTCTGGGTGAGGTAGAGCGCCTCCACCGCCAGCTCGATCGCCGCGGCGCGCTCGCCTTCGCTCGCGGCTTCGAAGGTGGCGGCGATGTCGTCGTAGAGCGTGCCGTCGATTGCGGGCAGGCCGCCCAGGAATTCTGCGGCGGTGATATTTTCGCCGGTGGTGATGAAGGTTGAGCCGTCCAGGGCCTCGATCAGCGGGGCGAAGTCGAGGCCGCGGAGGCGGTGGCGAACGGCTTGGGCGACCGCGTTGCGCAGCAGGTACTCCAGGATGTCCCAGGCGCGGTCCTCCTCGCCGTGCTCGAATTCCACCTTGCCGCCGAGCACGTCGACGGCGGCCTCGAGGTCCACTAGGCGCGCGACCGGGTCCTCCCCGGTGATTGCGGCGCGTCGCGCGGCGGAGGCGGCGACGGTTTCGGCTCCGGCGATGACGAAGCGGGCGGAGACGCCGGCGCGCTGGTTCACGGCGTCGGACTCGCGTAGCGCGCGGGTGAAGCGGGCCAGCGCCTCCATGATGGCCGCCGGGACGTTGGCCGTGAGCTGGGATTCCTGCTCGATGACGCGGATCTCGTCATCCAGCTCGACGGGGTAGTGGGTGCGGATCTCGGCACCGAAGCGATCTTTGAGCGGGGTGATGATGCGCCCGCGGTTGGTGTAATCCTCCGGATTCGCCGATGCCACCACCAGCACGTCGAGGGGCAGGCGCAGCATGTAGCCGCGGATCTGGATGTCGGCCTCCTCCATCACGTTGAGCATGGCCACCTGGATGCGCTCGGCCAGGTCTGGCAGCTCGTTGATGGCCACGATGCCGCGGTTGGAGCGGGGGATCAGGCCGTAGTGGATGGTCTCCGGGTCGCCCAGGCGGCGGCCCTCGGCCACGCGCATCGGGTCGACGTCGCCGATCAAGTCCGCCACCGAGGTGTCCGGGGTGGCCAGCTTCTCGGAGTAGCGGGCCTCGCGCGGGATCCAGACAACGGGAGTCGCGTCGCCCTCGCGCGCAATCCGGTCTTTCGTCGCGTCCAGGATCGGGTTGAGGGGGTGTTCGCGCAGCTCGGAGCCTGCCACGGCGGGCACGAAGTCGTCGAGAAGCAAAGGCAGCGTGCGAAGCAGGCGGGTCTTGCCTTGGCCGCGCTCGCCGAGGAGCACGATGTCGTGGCCGGCGATGATGGCGCGTTCGACCTGCGGGATCACGGTGTGCTCGAGGCCGTGGAGGCCGGGCCAGGGGTTCTCACCCGCGCGCAGTTTGGCGATGAGGTTATCGCGCAGCTCCTCGCGCACCGACTTGTAGGTGTAGCCGGCGGC encodes:
- a CDS encoding Fic family protein → MQVADLLDVIYTAGTVFDGLSTSRPATDAFLRTGDTTGVRGRGDLALLEDLRDAAEIALDCAGSRLDSRLDVAALKRINAAMTRSAALNPGKLRTAAQGIGVRTPLGRFEPPEIDEAGLDALITQALNAPNDVERAIELFLRLAKAQPFEDGNKRTAILAANAFLIGSGSDVFLTVPFDDNDPATSSRFNEMLARWYLRDELTGVKVMLLQNGLAPAPAR
- a CDS encoding GNAT family N-acetyltransferase → MSRPASAKPTGDAVIRRAGEGEAELVAMLLRDFNTEFDTPVPAGLERRFAALLAREDVIVILAGTVGFAYLTLRPSPYYDGPVAMLEELYVAPGRRGAGIGSAIMARVLDELAQRGAEEMQINVDEVDTDARRFYERHGFTNIEHGSRMLLYIQEL
- a CDS encoding Dyp-type peroxidase produces the protein MSGRNQAEVTQTVILPQSKDAMFITVGIKEGSEQAALEALTSLSSLTNGVGFRYPGANLSAVAGIGATMWDRLFTLEKPEHLHEFVELQGTKHHAPSTPGDLFFHIRADEYDVAFELARRLNALLEDAIDYHDEVHAFQYQDFRDPLGFVDGTESPRGDEGVAVAIIRDGMWAGGSYIVEQKYVHDLKKWNALKVEEQEQVIGRTKHSDIELDNKAGNSHVAVNQVEDEDGNGLEIVRNNLSFGDALGKQGTFFMSYARDPRITEVMLRRMFIGEPEGNTDRILEFSEALTGCNFFAPPRLFLDHCADYAHDHLKPAEDPQPNQPAINLPQGKAVFPDRADVPTSHNAEDVEQAHARYGAGE
- a CDS encoding bifunctional metallophosphatase/5'-nucleotidase; translated protein: MRARYRIVCSTVTVAALSAVIVPASAAETTSEFTISNITDFHGYWEETKRVPGAAKLKCSVDKAAEGKTHILTSSGDNIGASPFASMLLKDKPTLDILNLMKVQVSAVGNHEFDQGAEDFSTRVVDAADFDYLAANAKTVKGTKDYVVKELDGAKVAFVGTVTADMPNLVNPESIAGITWNDPVQATNDLAKQLKESGEADVVVALVHEGGIKAAQFSEDVDIAFLGHSHRRVLQQDASPLLIQAGEYGKNLANVDVKYDKATKKVTFGNVELLDADAIRACDTPQPEIDAIVKDAVEKASVEGNKVIGTADADFYRAGDKESQLNNFIANVTRLGVANNSSVKPDLAVMNAGGVRAELEKGDVTYAEAFAIQPFGGENTYVELKGSDVVAALEQQWRDDKDRPMFPLGVSDNVSYTYDPTAPVGSKITSVTIDGAPIDPDKTYIVAGSTFILGGGDNFEAFTRGSKPVNLGYIDLNALVEFLASDAKKTPRTSQSNVGVHIPAPLKAGEKATIELSSLLYEQGETATTATVKLGDATATAQIKQDNGGATANEYGVATVELTVPADLRGTQELRVTTDAGTDVVVPVEVAPAKAEPAPEKPAPQQPAGENSSSSEAPLPIILASILGVLGLLTLLLANPIDQILGPIAKF
- a CDS encoding sensor histidine kinase — translated: MQRLSLRARITVLFVGTVLGVGLLLIGLVYAYLRLTPVPFQATFPIEDNGLVIDAAVPITNEILRVILGVSLTVLAVLTAIAGAVGWFVAGLVIRPLTGIADAAREVTAGDLTTRIAYEGPPDEIGDVTEALNVMLDSVQGAVDRQKRFAANASHELKTPIATIQTVADVALAGPDDALRPALTRIREVNARNADTVAALLQLAHLAPTLEPVDLAAVCRRVAAAYDIPIELEPARIDASVTLMSQAIDNLARNALTHGTPGTATMRVFRDGGHAVVEVANAGEMVEDPETLAEPFARARTSRGHGLGLALVKAIAEAHGGALELKAPPNGGLIARVRVPARSEAA
- a CDS encoding vWA domain-containing protein, which encodes MAKRFTARYRRYTPGPDPLAPPPDLAKAVRAIADDVMYGYSAEQAMREYLRREGYDDFLRQIAERRQELLQKTNLGGTLQEAKKLLDDAVLAERGQLARDVDMDDLDRTMREMTLDNLPTSPAAAVTELGEYDWASNDAREKYQQIKDLIGRELLDQRFTGMKQALEGATDEDRAAVAEMLRDLNVLLGKHRAGMATQEDFDTFMAKHGDQFSEQPRNIDELVELLAQRSAAAQRLLNSMTPEQRAELMQLAAQAFGSEELMNLVSELDANLRGIRPDLDWTGSESFEGDGAMGLGDATRAMRDLGRLDQLADAMSAARPEVDLDEVADLLGKDAATNAKMLRDLEKALKNSGLLNKGESGNLQLSPKAMRMLGKELLGDATTSLKGQRDSRDTGHTGEPTGATRPWQFGDTQAWDTSRTITNALVRTGGSSISISPEDIEVVETEARTRNAVALLVDTSFSLAMEGRWAPMKQTALALHHLISTQYRSDELTLIGFGRYAQTMTIEELTALPPIQEKGTNLHHALLLADQFFSRHANMERTLLIVTDGEPTSMLTDWGEAHFSWPTDRITLAKTVQALDQVTKRGAHTTFFRLVDDPGLVALLNAMADRTGARVVAPDLGELGGAVVGEYLRGWF
- a CDS encoding DUF1624 domain-containing protein, producing MQNSSGARNVGVDVTRAIALIGMFVSHLSYPSGILAEVVYGFPAALFAFVAGVSMAFMSAGGARPAHFVVRGLVLVALHFGLALVPTDIYIVLGTLGICMISLAWAPKWSSRVQLLVAVVLTVVSGLVAAFGPALNYSPFMWAALMLAGMLFHRHVLGCSRRLAWGAVVGLALMALDIAARWYVPLPLVLDVDGHTGGVLDVVGSVGTSIGICSACCVVARRWQVVLPRMGRMPLTLYCLHVVSSPFVGLWVTLAGATAMAAAWLHVFRRGPVEEAVRRIVGAGVHCFEKWKGKGNEEDRRIDAGSGDARSAAGVGDGVANIRR
- a CDS encoding response regulator transcription factor, which gives rise to MRVVVVDDETYLAEAVGTALKRAGMDVRVAFSGTEALMLIDDLRPDVVVLDRDLPGVHGDEVCREVVDTHPATRVIMLTASGTLDDRLEGFDLGVDDYLPKPFDVPELIARVKALAKRNAPARGEVYRCGDVRLDTFRRTVERAGAQVNLSPKEFAILEVLMRADGGIISAEELLEEAWDENADPFTNSPRVTISHLRRKLGDPWIIHTVPGAGYYMAEA
- a CDS encoding magnesium chelatase; this translates as MTEAPQTPPAITTLGELKAAGYTYKSVREELRDNLIAKLRAGENPWPGLHGLEHTVIPQVERAIIAGHDIVLLGERGQGKTRLLRTLPLLLDDFVPAVAGSELREHPLNPILDATKDRIAREGDATPVVWIPREARYSEKLATPDTSVADLIGDVDPMRVAEGRRLGDPETIHYGLIPRSNRGIVAINELPDLAERIQVAMLNVMEEADIQIRGYMLRLPLDVLVVASANPEDYTNRGRIITPLKDRFGAEIRTHYPVELDDEIRVIEQESQLTANVPAAIMEALARFTRALRESDAVNQRAGVSARFVIAGAETVAASAARRAAITGEDPVARLVDLEAAVDVLGGKVEFEHGEEDRAWDILEYLLRNAVAQAVRHRLRGLDFAPLIEALDGSTFITTGENITAAEFLGGLPAIDGTLYDDIAATFEAASEGERAAAIELAVEALYLTQKISKDSGDGETIYG
- a CDS encoding trypsin-like serine protease, whose product is MKKIAGLMLAAGMLVVQPAWAMESQTFAGDTPEVEAVVSVRVDDSDPEEGVCTGTAIAPHWVLTARHCVEAAKKPGGSVRAGQGEMQFNYQIDRWEVAPRGDIALAHTVEEMQIGRFAEVAEEVPSGEVNVYGWSSDGSGGTTKLPSAKGEVRGESPLALFEAPTALDVALQDGARIQPGDSGGAVFSGGKAAGVMSAGLFEDPDNPTEEEMTSNAAVAVAPVADQVEWIRGLLSKPEKTPEERMPASDGPRASGFTMAGVAVGLLIAVAAGWVVLSRRKA
- a CDS encoding VOC family protein, producing MFPSPATLDIITYGEQLDRGAQFPFDPPRDAVAHGTLTGPFTLGGGDDLQHSAEKLERGVFGFTAEVESPEEGERLIEQLTAGGGTVTMPFAKAPWGAHFGVVEDRFGLAWNVTTGER